The nucleotide window CGCCTTTTTGCGCTGATGACGAAGCTGCGCGCCGCCGGCACGACGCTCGTCTACATCTCGCACAAGCTCGACGAGGTGGAGCGCATCACCGACGACGTGGTCGTGATGCGCGACGGCCGCTTCGTGGCCGCGAGCGCGACGGCGGGGCTTGCGCGCCAGCAGATGGCGAACCTCATGGTGGGCCGCGACGTCTCCGACATGTTTCCGCAGATCTGCGCAGCGAGCGCAGATGCGCGCGTCGCACTGCGCGTGACGAATCTCGCCGTGCCGGGCTGGGTCGAGGATCTCTCCTTCGAGGTGCGCGCGGGTGAGATTCTCGGCTTCGCGGGGCTCGTGGGCGCGGGGCGCAGCGAGGCGTTCGAGGCGATCGTGGGTTTGCGCGAGAAGCACGCAGGCGAAATCGAGATCGACGGCAGCGCTGTGACGCTGCGCCACCCGCGCGACGCGATGCGCCACGGCCTCACGTACCTGAGCGAAGACAGGAAAGGACGCGGCCTGCACATGAATCTCACGCTGCAGGACAACCTCACGCTCATGACGCTCGAACGCTACGGCCATCCGCTGCTCGACCTCAAGGCGGCGCGCCGGGCGCTTGAAAAAGCGGTGCGCGAATTCGGCATCCGCACCGGCGACCTCGACAGCCGCGCGCGCATGCTCTCGGGCGGCAATCAGCAAAAGCTCGCGCTCGCCAAGTTCCTGCAGCCCGACCCGCGCGTGATCGTGCTCGACGAGCCCACGCGCGGCGTGGACGTGGGCGCCAAACGCGACATCTATTTCCTGATCCAGCGGCTCGCGGCCTCGGGGCGCGCGGTCGTCGTGATCTCATCCGAACTCGTCGAGCTGATCGGGCTCGCGCATCGCGTGGCCGTGATGCGCGCGGGCCGCCTCGTCGCCACGCTCGGACGCGAACATCTGAACGAAGAGGAGCTGATCGCTCATGCAACCGGCACCCACTGACGCGCCCACCGAAACCCGTGGCGCGCGCTCGGCCGCAGCGCGATTCGTGCACCGGCTCGCGGGCGTCGGGCCGCTCATCGGCCTGATCCTGCTGTGCGTGCTCGGCACGCTGCTCAACCGGGATTTCGCCACCGCCGGCAACCTGCTCAACGTGCTCACGCGCACCTCGTTCATCGGCATCATTTCCGTGGGCATGACGTTCGTGATCATTTCGGGCGGCATCGATCTTTCGGTTGGGTCGATGGCCGCGCTCATCGCCGGCGTGATGATCTGGGTGATGAATACGCTGGCCGCAAGCGAGCATGCGATTGCCCCTCTGGCCATCGTCGCGATCGGCATGGCGATCGCGCTCGTGCTCGGTGCGGTGTTCGGGCTCGCGCATGGTCTGCTGATTACGCGCGGGCGCATCGAGCCTTTCATCGTGACGCTCGGCACGCTCGGCATCTTCCGCTCGGTGCTCACGTGGCTCGCC belongs to Paraburkholderia flagellata and includes:
- a CDS encoding sugar ABC transporter ATP-binding protein: MSVAVKFNDIRKDFGPVRVLHGVSFELAPGRIHGLLGENGAGKSTLMKILAGYEAASAGEMLVDGVARRFEGSREAEAAGIVLIHQEFNLAEHLTIAQNIFLGHEKRKGWLVDDAAMRREARDLLAQVGLARDPDVKVRELIVAEKQLVEIAKALSRHARLLIMDEPTATLTPAETARLFALMTKLRAAGTTLVYISHKLDEVERITDDVVVMRDGRFVAASATAGLARQQMANLMVGRDVSDMFPQICAASADARVALRVTNLAVPGWVEDLSFEVRAGEILGFAGLVGAGRSEAFEAIVGLREKHAGEIEIDGSAVTLRHPRDAMRHGLTYLSEDRKGRGLHMNLTLQDNLTLMTLERYGHPLLDLKAARRALEKAVREFGIRTGDLDSRARMLSGGNQQKLALAKFLQPDPRVIVLDEPTRGVDVGAKRDIYFLIQRLAASGRAVVVISSELVELIGLAHRVAVMRAGRLVATLGREHLNEEELIAHATGTH